The segment TTTTGTAATCGATGGACCACTATTGTCATAAGAATCATATAATGAAAGAGAAGAATACATAAAATATATGTGTAAAATCTAACATTATCGAAAGAACGAAAATAAATTACAATTTCAAATGTCATTCTCATGAGAATGACCAAAAATACAAgtatagatcgaaattctcctatgaatgaatgaattaaaatacaaaaaaaaaaaaaaaaaaaaaaaaaaaaaaaaaaaaaaaaaaacataaattactaGTGCAATTATGAAATTTTCATGAGAATGATATAGATTAAATGGTTAATGTAACTTGCCAAAATGGATGTTGATGTATTCTTCAAGAATATGTTGTTGATTCATTCTTCAAAAATATAATGTTGATGCATTCTCCAGGAATATGTTGTTGATTcgttatttaaaaatatattgttgattcattctttaagaatatgtcGCATTCTGAAAGAATATGTTCTTGATGCATTCTTGGTGAAGTCAGAAGTAATGGAAGTAAGGCCGATGATAAGTGATTAACCTTAAAATGATGCATTGTAGGATTTAATTTGTAtggtatttaatttaattaatcaaattactCTAATACCCTTACCAAATGATTTGACCATATTTAGTTATACATTCACAAATACTTATAGGTTATATATATCCTaactctctgtgtgtgtgtgtgtgtgtgtgtgtgtgtgtatatatatatatatatatatatatatgggattgCTCAAATAAAAATAGTAAGtagtgtgagaacgtaaaaacactatttttTGTTATTATTCTACAATGAATTTTGTATCCACAATTTTATATCATTACTAAGTAACGAATAACAGAATAGTCAAAAGTTATAACTAAAATTAGAATTTACTATAAAAATGCACAAACATaaatttataatagaataataacattctaatgaatatatgaataataagACGTTGATATTAATATtagaattacttcaacaatacacatatacaacATTTATTATAGAATAATAATATAAACatagtgtttttacgttctcacactatttactgtttttatttgaacttacttCTTTATctatctctttctttctttctttctctctctctctctctctctctatatatatatatatatatatgtatatatatatgtatatatatgtatatatatatatatatatatatatatatatatatatatatatatatatatgactatgtTATAATttggatggacaactattgtgtggacgtgtggcCAATGCTATTTGATGAGAATTATTAAGAAAATAGGCTGTTTAGTAACGTAAATGCGTTCAAACTCACACAACTGTTGTCATTTTCATtcattctcactaattcttattcattgtagttctcacacatcgttctccactcattttcattcttatagaatacgacTTAATAAACATTTTGACAACATTATGACAGAacgagaataataataaaaaaaaagtttataataatcttatggaaattttaACTAGTGAGAATGTGTGATAATTACAATAGTTTTGTAAGATTGAATGTATtcacattatcaaacaacatattttctttgtcttTCTTGCATAATAGCATTTTCCACACGTCTGcataatagatgtcaatccacatttgaacctatatatatatatatatatatatatatatatatatatatatatatataatagcaaAAATAACGGGTTAAATTTATTttacaggaagtggagaatcacgTGTTTCCCAGTTGCACTACTAAAGAGATCACTTTTAAGGAGACACCAAATAAGGTGTTCAGAAGGGAGCATGAAAATTTGGTGAAGGAAGCAGAAAAAAGTATGAAAGCAGTAGCACTAATTACCACAATCGTGTTTTCCGCAGCCATTACAGTACCAGGTGGAAGCAATCAAGAAACAGGCATCcccatgttttaaaaaaaaattgcttTCAAGATCTTTGCAATATCAGATGCAATTTCACTATTTGCATCAAGCTCAACATTACTGATGTTCTTGTCGATCCTTACAGGAAGTTTTGATAAGAAAGATTTTCTATTCATTTTGCCAAGACGATTGATGGTTGGTCTTTGCGCCTTGATGCTATCTACAATTGCCATGATGGTGGCCTTTGGGGCAACATTGTTCCTTGTCTTTTTTCATGAAATACCATGAATGTTTGCTCCAATTTGTGTATTATCTTCCATGCCAATTGAAACTTGAAGACATATGACATACAACTTTTGGTGCTCTTCAAATCCCCCTCATTGTAGATCGTTATAGGTCGACATatggaggcaaatcgatcttgaagagattcaagagtcaagcgatgaaggaacctctaacactggcgctcaactcgaggaggaaacttcggttgaaccgattgacaaatcattacctcttagacgttctagtagagttagtgttcctcccgtgttgtatggttttcatataacaagcgagggtgatacgtatattagtgatagtacaataataaatttaaatgaacctaacaactaccaggaagccatggcaggcccggagtctgcaaagtggaaagaggcgatggactgcgagattcagtccatgtatgataaccatgtTTGGAGCTTGGTTAatcatgtaccaggtcgtaagatggtcgggtgcaaatgggtcttcaagaagaagaccgacatggatgggaatgtgcacacttataaggcacgattggttgcgaagggatttactcaacctccgggagttgactatggtgAGACAttctcactagttgcgaagataaagtctattaggatgatgttggccattgctgcatttcatgattatgaaatatggcaaatggatgtcaaaaccgatttccttaatgggaagttggttgaggatctttacatggctcagccaaaggattttgtcaatgcaaagcatcccaatagagtgtgtaaacttgagaagtccatttatggacttaagcaagcgtgtcgcagatggaatctttgtttcgatgagaaagtcaaaaagtttggttttctgcgaagcgaggaagaatcatgtgtatatgtcaaagctagtgggagtatagtaagcttcctcgtattgtatgtcaatgacatactactcataggaaatgacgtcccgatgctgcaggaagtaaagtcctggcttgggaagtgcttcgctatgaaagacctcagagaggctgcctataatttgggaataaggatagtgagaaacaggagtaaaaaactaataggacttagtcaaaatacttacttggacaaggtactaaaacgttttagtatggagaattccaagaaaggggagttaccaatccaatgtaatgccaagttgagtaagactcaaagtccgagtatcgaagtcgagatagcagagatgagtcgagtaccttacattttcgtagttggctcgatcatgtatgttatgacttgtactcgccctgatgtgtccttcgctttgagcatggtcagcagatatcaagggaaccctggcaaagcatagtggaccgcagtcaagaatattgtTAAGTACAttcggaggactaaggaatggtttctagtcctcagtgggagtgatgacttaaaggtgcgagggtatagtgacaccagttttCAAACCGATAGAGACAACTATTGTTCACAGTCGGACTgagtctttacccttaatggaggagcggtgacttggaaattttccaagcaagagaccgtagttgattcaacgtgcaaatcagagtacattgcagcaagcgaagcgtcaaaagaggcaatatggctgaatttcattggagaccttggagttttgcCAGCCATACAGGAGCCTATGAAAatcttctgtgataatgaaggagcggttgcctggaccatggaaccgagggatcatggtagatctcgacatatcgacagaaagtatcactttattcgacatcgggtagaagaaggactcctcatagtaaagagggtatcgtcggaggataacctagccgatccgcttacgaagggactgagtagggttaagcacttgcagttGCAGCAcgttaggagcattgggctgaaggacgatattagtttagattagatagtttggaaaTGTGGAATAGATAAATCTAATTGACATTCactgattaaataaatgagtattatttattactaaagttattgtcttatgttaattactTATCTactgtttcattttgcatgttttgacttcctggataatagattattcgaacggtccacagtcattcatatgttggaagtagctatgaataaagactatcatgaattggtgtttagattgtctaaagtgtattagacatagcaaaaggttgcttCAATATCataagtgcttatgaacaagttttgagaaTTGGAATAAACTCACGCTTGctggaattacttcatggaatttatcacgagtgatcgcaagatgataatatcatatggtcttaaaacctagatatatggtttattgtttgtcgaatggttatgcattgataatgcgaaaacgcatcggtaacttgatgttatcactacaagaaaaatagcctttaaTGACGTGCAAACAACGACACTCGCAGATTGAGGATACGCATTCTTGTGTGTTCATAAAAAAAAGTAATGTCAGGTTTCCAAAAACTGAAGTATAGAGGACACGAATTTTGGTgtacccttaaattagtgtctaaaaaaacacggagggcaccttttATAAATAGTGTGTCGTCTAGGACTGtcgttttataatattttaatgaaacacgcgtcTCCATCCATATAGCATCTCTGTATACCTAAGgagggaaatgaaatcccaaaaatcaAAAGCCCCACTGATTCTCCTCTCCCTTGTTTCCATCAGTTGTGCTATTGATTTTTTGATTCATTCACACTCTAAAACAAGTACATACATCACTCTCTTATCATTCTCCTTTAATTTCTTACTCTTGCAATtaaggatttagggttttttcATATTACCGTTCCAATTTTTTTTGTTCAGGTTTGGATTTTAGTCAAATTGCATCCCTAAAGGAAAGTCTAATGCGTCGAGTCGTCGGCCCATGGTGTCGACAGTCCGTCTCACCATCCCAGCTGGCGGAGGAATACCTGGACCATCGATAGTAGGTCAATAAAACGTCAACGCTTGCACCCAGAAATACATATCGGAAGACCTGATTGCTGGTACTGTGATGTTTTCAAAGACAAACTTTTGAGATGAGTGTTCGTTTCCCTTTAGTGACCCAATTTCTTAAAAACGTTGGTGGAATTGACTCCGGGAGTGGGCGTGCAGGTCATGTTGTTGCATCAACCGTAACCctaaaacacatctatgaaatCGCAAAGGTGAAGCAAGTAGATTCGTAGTCCAATTTCTTCCACATCGAGCCTCACACTAACTGGTTCGGTGACTGTAACTCCCTTGAATGTAGCGTCGATCAACAACTACGAACCCTAATCGATAATTGCATAGATAAGGTACTTGTTGGCTATTAAATTCTATTCATCTTAATTTCCCCTTGCATATATGTTTTTCATTAGTTCTTTATTTGTATAATCAACCACTTTCTCCCAAAGATGAAAGGATTGTTTCTCCAAATCCTTCTCCAGATGCAACCCTCACAGGGTCCATGAGAAATATATCCAACTAATTATTGGAAGAGCATTATTGAAAGCCTAACTGTGTTCTTGATACATTTAGATTTTTCGTGCTCATGAGTTTGAGGAACATGCTGATGGAAAACTAGGCTTTTATTACTTATTTGTGTTACATTTTTGTTACTTCCTTTTGTTACTTCTTTTTATTACATTTTCTTGTAATCTGCAGGGGGCTTTCAAGGAAACATGGACAGGGGTAAAACAGACAACAATCATCATATGAAGCTTATGCACTTGTATCTATTTACAACAAGGTGCAGACCACTGCTCTTATATCTTTTCTTTTGTCCTATTCCTTAAGTAGTAACAGCCTTTTTCTTGGATTTTGTAAATTATGAAAATCATGACATGTTTGCATATGTGGAGACAATTTGGAGATAAGAGACTATGAGTTTTGCAATTTTTGAAATCAAGATCATTGATTGTTCTTCATCTCTAAAATATGATTTTCTCCATTGTATGATAAAACCCTCCAAGACAGCCATTACCAGATCAATATCATAAGTTTGATGATGGTCACCAGAAGAGTCATGATCATGTGAAGGTAATAATAATATCAAATCATTTGGTGTTGCCTCCTCTAACTGAAAGCTACATTTCCTAATGAGTATCATACCTATGGATGGAGATGCCCCTAAAATATTCACCATGCTAAGGAGTCTCAGTAGGAATCGAACTGAAACTGATCCTCTATCTTTTGGAATAAGGCTTACAATTATCTCAAGTTGTTTCTTTCTATTTAAAGATTCTTCTTGAGTGATTTGAGAAGATGTTGATGTTTCAGGCTGATCAGATCTACCCCTTGTAACATCTGGAAGCCAATGACATGTATAAACATGCAAAGCTTCACCTATAAGCTTTGGTGGAATCATGTCTATTGACCTTACAGTATTAATGACACATCTGAATAGGTCTATATTAAGGTCTGATATGTCTTCTGTCCACCAATCTTTGGGTGCAGATTTTTGCTTcttttgaaattggtaatttC is part of the Lactuca sativa cultivar Salinas chromosome 7, Lsat_Salinas_v11, whole genome shotgun sequence genome and harbors:
- the LOC122195184 gene encoding uncharacterized protein LOC122195184 — protein: MVNEYVVDSLFKNILLIHSLRICRILKEYVLDAFLVKSEVMEEVENHVFPSCTTKEITFKETPNKVFRREHENLVKEAEKSMKAVALITTIVFSAAITVPGGSNQETDAISLFASSSTLLMFLSILTGSFDKKDFLFILPRRLMVGLCALMLSTIAMMVAFGATLFLVFFHEIP